The following proteins are encoded in a genomic region of Dyadobacter sp. UC 10:
- a CDS encoding response regulator, with product MKKILLIEDNPEMRENTAEILELASYEVVTAQNGKEGVQLATQHQPSLIICDIMMPELDGYGVLHMLGKDERTAHIPFVFLTAKAEKDDYRKGMTMGADDYLTKPYDDVELLNAVEMRLKKSDRLKKQFHRSADGLDRFIEESKAFDLFAKLAEDKKVKHLKKKETVYTEGSYPSHVYFLQNGKVKAYKSNDHGKEYITDLYKEGDFFGYLDLLQGEPYQESTIALEKSEVAMIPKDDFFQLLQGNREVASKFIKMLSNEVKDREERLLQLAYNSVRKRVAQALVMLVQRYQEDRSKPFSMSITREDIASIVGTATETVIRTLSDFKEEKLVDMKGSLITVLEYDKLLRMRN from the coding sequence ATCAAAAAGATATTATTAATTGAAGACAATCCCGAAATGCGGGAAAACACGGCTGAAATTCTGGAATTGGCCAGTTATGAGGTAGTTACCGCTCAAAACGGCAAGGAGGGTGTGCAGCTCGCTACCCAGCACCAGCCCAGTCTGATTATCTGCGACATTATGATGCCCGAGCTCGACGGCTACGGCGTGCTGCATATGCTCGGAAAAGACGAGCGTACTGCACATATTCCTTTCGTTTTCCTGACTGCAAAAGCTGAAAAGGACGACTACCGGAAAGGTATGACCATGGGCGCTGACGATTACCTGACGAAACCTTACGACGATGTAGAACTGCTGAACGCCGTGGAAATGCGCTTAAAAAAAAGCGACCGCCTCAAAAAGCAGTTCCACCGCTCGGCAGACGGGCTGGACAGGTTTATTGAAGAATCAAAAGCTTTTGATCTGTTTGCCAAACTCGCTGAGGATAAGAAAGTAAAGCATTTAAAAAAGAAGGAAACGGTGTACACGGAAGGCAGCTATCCGTCCCACGTTTATTTCCTCCAAAACGGGAAAGTAAAAGCTTACAAATCCAACGACCACGGGAAAGAGTACATTACCGATCTCTATAAAGAAGGTGATTTTTTCGGCTACCTCGATCTGTTACAAGGCGAACCTTACCAGGAATCGACCATTGCGCTGGAAAAGTCGGAAGTAGCGATGATACCCAAAGACGATTTTTTTCAGCTATTGCAAGGCAATCGCGAAGTAGCTTCCAAGTTTATCAAGATGCTTTCGAACGAAGTAAAGGACCGGGAAGAGCGGTTGCTGCAACTGGCCTATAATTCTGTGAGAAAAAGGGTGGCACAAGCGCTGGTAATGCTGGTGCAGCGTTACCAGGAAGATCGCTCGAAGCCATTTTCGATGTCGATTACCCGCGAAGATATTGCTTCTATTGTGGGTACGGCCACTGAGACCGTGATCCGTACCCTTTCGGATTTCAAGGAAGAAAAGCTGGTGGATATGAAGGGCAGCCTGATCACAGTACTGGAATATGACAAGCTGCTGCGGATGCGGAACTGA
- a CDS encoding DUF1553 domain-containing protein, which translates to MPKSLLKYSLIIPVAGLFFASCDKKVDLPDDVAQEMSLLVQPVDYTYDVKPILSDRCFACHGPDANHQKGDLRLDVAEVAYKKEAESGLKAINPGKPGSSELVQRILSKDPEILMPTPESHLSLTAREKAILIKWVEEGAEYKPHWAFTKVEKPKVPAVKNKKFVKNDIDNFILKKLEDKGMIPAREADKTTLLRRVYLDLTGLPPTPEEVTAYINDKSPNAYEKVVDKLLASPHYGEHMAVPWLDAARYADTHGYQDDGLRTAWPFRDWVIKSFNQNQPYDQFVTWQLAGDMLPNPTRDQLVATGFNRMHQQSQEGGIVPEEYRVAYVADRTDTFGKTFLGITVECARCHDHKYDPISHKDYYSLYAFFNNNNENGQIPYNGEASPAISLPSPEADAKLKFIHQNLSKEKSQLTAHAKIADQNFQNWLTKARVEHEKALIPEKTDLVGHFTFDEPQGKEFQNLADPKHKATAEGDDSLSNVASRNGKVGKARYIFGENAVSFGDKFAFFERNQPFSVSIWLNLHDPSVTGSLFHKSNGVMNGYRGWNVFREEDGRIRLTMSHVWPQNAIEIQTVDKFPLNKWTQIGFSYDGLSKAAGLKLYVNGRPAKVTIHNDQLTESILYGKNKTNWYVDRLNIGRLSDQRTKNFEVDEFIIYTKALTPLEMLGMYSLKNELVNAIKTPAAQLKPEQLAALKDYYLTNIDSEYKKRLADSRKLIGEETEILDKEIDVMVMRERKYPRKTFILNRGAYDAPGKPVTRDTPDSFFKIPKDFPRNRLGLAKWLLHEDHPLFTRVTVNRFWMMYFGQGLVVSSDDFGNQGELPTHPELLDYLAATFRESGWNVKAMQKMIVTSATYRQSSKVNPKSGEADPENRLYAHGPSYRMSAEQIRDNALASSGLLTRSVGGKSAYPYQPAGLWEALATRNEVTYKQQHGDSLYRRSLYTIWKRSSPPPMMLNFDAAERHFCVTKRQKTSTPLQALVVMNDPQFVEASRVLAQQMLKKGKTPDEQIAYAFTALTGRLPDAKEKQVLKELYEEEYDEFRKNPKRAKSILTAGEYPVDKSLDPAQVAAGTIVASTVMNFDEFLIKR; encoded by the coding sequence ATGCCTAAATCCCTTTTGAAATACAGTCTGATCATCCCGGTAGCGGGGTTGTTTTTCGCTTCCTGTGACAAGAAGGTTGACTTACCCGACGACGTGGCGCAGGAAATGTCCCTGCTCGTGCAGCCCGTCGACTATACTTATGATGTGAAGCCGATTTTGTCGGACAGATGTTTTGCCTGCCACGGCCCCGATGCGAACCATCAGAAGGGTGACCTGCGGCTGGATGTAGCAGAGGTAGCTTACAAAAAAGAAGCGGAAAGCGGATTAAAAGCGATCAATCCGGGCAAGCCGGGCAGCAGCGAGCTCGTGCAGCGCATTCTTTCAAAAGATCCTGAAATCCTTATGCCGACACCCGAATCGCACCTTTCACTGACAGCAAGAGAAAAGGCGATCCTGATCAAATGGGTGGAAGAAGGCGCGGAATACAAGCCGCACTGGGCATTTACCAAAGTGGAAAAACCAAAAGTGCCGGCTGTTAAAAACAAAAAATTCGTTAAGAACGATATTGATAATTTTATCCTTAAAAAGCTGGAAGACAAAGGGATGATCCCGGCGAGAGAGGCGGATAAGACCACATTACTCCGCCGCGTTTACCTCGACCTCACCGGTCTGCCGCCAACGCCTGAGGAGGTGACAGCTTATATCAATGACAAATCACCGAATGCTTACGAGAAAGTAGTCGATAAGCTGCTGGCCTCCCCGCATTATGGCGAGCACATGGCCGTCCCCTGGCTCGACGCCGCTCGGTATGCGGATACGCACGGATATCAGGACGACGGTCTGCGCACTGCCTGGCCTTTCCGCGATTGGGTGATCAAGTCATTCAATCAAAACCAGCCTTACGATCAGTTTGTAACCTGGCAGCTCGCCGGGGATATGCTCCCGAATCCAACCCGCGACCAGCTGGTAGCGACCGGTTTTAACCGCATGCACCAGCAAAGTCAGGAAGGCGGTATTGTGCCGGAGGAATACCGCGTGGCTTACGTGGCGGACCGGACGGATACTTTTGGCAAAACATTCCTCGGTATTACGGTGGAATGTGCGCGCTGCCACGACCATAAATATGATCCGATCAGCCACAAAGACTATTATTCCCTTTATGCGTTCTTTAATAATAACAACGAAAACGGGCAGATACCCTACAACGGCGAAGCTAGCCCGGCGATCAGTTTGCCAAGCCCGGAGGCAGATGCCAAGCTGAAATTTATCCACCAAAATCTGTCCAAAGAAAAATCGCAGCTGACCGCTCACGCGAAAATCGCCGATCAGAATTTTCAGAATTGGCTGACAAAAGCGCGTGTGGAACATGAAAAAGCATTGATCCCTGAAAAGACAGACCTGGTAGGCCATTTTACATTCGACGAACCGCAGGGAAAGGAATTCCAGAACCTGGCCGATCCAAAGCATAAGGCAACTGCCGAAGGTGACGATAGTTTGTCCAATGTGGCTTCCAGAAATGGGAAGGTAGGTAAGGCAAGGTATATTTTTGGAGAAAATGCGGTTTCGTTCGGGGATAAATTTGCGTTTTTTGAGAGAAATCAACCTTTCAGCGTCAGCATCTGGCTGAACCTGCACGATCCAAGTGTGACAGGTTCCTTGTTTCATAAATCGAACGGGGTAATGAATGGTTACCGCGGCTGGAATGTGTTCCGCGAAGAAGATGGACGCATTAGATTGACAATGAGCCACGTATGGCCCCAGAACGCGATCGAAATCCAGACGGTTGATAAATTCCCGCTAAACAAATGGACGCAGATCGGGTTCTCTTATGATGGTTTGAGTAAAGCTGCGGGATTGAAATTATATGTCAACGGCCGCCCCGCGAAAGTGACGATCCACAATGATCAGTTGACTGAAAGTATACTTTACGGAAAGAACAAAACCAACTGGTATGTAGACCGGCTGAATATCGGTCGCCTTTCCGATCAGCGGACCAAAAACTTTGAGGTAGACGAATTTATAATTTACACCAAAGCATTGACGCCGCTGGAAATGCTGGGCATGTATAGTTTGAAAAATGAATTGGTAAACGCAATAAAAACGCCGGCGGCACAACTTAAACCCGAGCAACTGGCTGCATTAAAGGATTATTACCTCACTAATATCGATTCCGAGTATAAAAAACGGCTGGCCGACAGCAGGAAGCTGATCGGGGAGGAAACGGAGATTTTGGATAAAGAAATCGACGTCATGGTGATGCGGGAGCGGAAATATCCGCGCAAAACATTCATCCTCAATCGCGGTGCCTACGATGCGCCCGGTAAACCTGTAACCAGGGATACGCCGGACAGTTTCTTTAAAATTCCAAAAGATTTTCCGAGAAACAGGCTGGGACTGGCGAAGTGGCTGCTGCACGAGGATCATCCGTTATTCACGAGGGTGACGGTGAACCGGTTCTGGATGATGTATTTTGGGCAGGGACTTGTGGTTTCCAGCGATGATTTCGGGAACCAGGGCGAGTTGCCTACACACCCGGAACTGCTGGATTACCTGGCTGCTACCTTCCGGGAGTCAGGCTGGAACGTGAAGGCCATGCAAAAAATGATTGTAACCTCTGCGACTTACCGGCAGTCTTCGAAAGTCAATCCGAAATCGGGCGAAGCCGATCCGGAAAACAGGCTGTACGCACACGGTCCGAGCTACCGCATGAGCGCCGAGCAAATCCGCGATAATGCATTGGCTTCGAGTGGGTTATTGACCAGGTCAGTGGGCGGAAAAAGTGCCTATCCTTATCAGCCAGCCGGATTATGGGAGGCGCTGGCAACACGGAACGAGGTAACTTATAAACAACAACACGGAGACAGTCTTTACCGGAGGAGTCTTTATACGATCTGGAAAAGAAGTTCTCCACCGCCGATGATGCTGAACTTTGACGCAGCGGAAAGGCATTTCTGTGTCACCAAAAGGCAGAAAACAAGTACGCCGTTGCAGGCATTGGTCGTGATGAACGACCCGCAATTTGTAGAAGCGTCCCGGGTACTGGCACAACAGATGCTGAAAAAAGGGAAAACACCGGACGAGCAGATCGCTTATGCATTTACAGCCCTGACGGGCCGCCTGCCGGACGCGAAAGAGAAGCAGGTTTTGAAAGAATTGTATGAAGAAGAGTACGACGAGTTTCGAAAAAACCCTAAAAGAGCAAAGTCGATTCTGACGGCCGGGGAATATCCGGTTGATAAATCACTCGATCCAGCTCAGGTAGCTGCTGGTACGATCGTGGCCAGCACGGTAATGAATTTTGACGAATTTTTGATAAAGAGATAA
- a CDS encoding DUF4468 domain-containing protein yields the protein MLKLSFFIICFSVMITQASPVLSPPQNENSFLTETVDCGSVAQIDLFRRARLWVAQAHPDGKVLVSDKETGDLVVQGLTSINIPRSENSSGGVYQFRYALVIECANRKYRATIHNVELLDVGNGKFTPIRPFPLKSEKDLQAFNTQLGGKFNSMFNELRENVKDYTPF from the coding sequence ATGTTAAAACTATCCTTCTTCATTATCTGTTTCTCTGTTATGATCACACAGGCAAGTCCGGTTCTTTCTCCACCTCAAAACGAGAATAGTTTTCTTACAGAAACAGTTGATTGCGGCAGCGTCGCTCAGATCGACCTCTTTCGCCGCGCAAGACTCTGGGTAGCCCAGGCGCACCCAGACGGGAAAGTACTCGTGTCAGACAAGGAAACCGGCGACCTGGTCGTGCAGGGGCTGACCAGCATTAATATTCCCCGCTCAGAAAATTCGTCAGGCGGCGTATACCAATTCAGATACGCGCTGGTGATTGAATGTGCGAACCGGAAGTACCGCGCGACCATTCATAATGTGGAGTTGCTGGATGTAGGCAATGGAAAATTCACACCGATCCGCCCCTTTCCTTTGAAATCAGAAAAAGACCTGCAAGCTTTTAATACGCAGCTAGGAGGCAAGTTCAACAGCATGTTCAACGAACTGCGGGAAAATGTCAAGGACTATACACCATTTTGA
- a CDS encoding PAS domain-containing sensor histidine kinase: MTRHIEMLDALFKHATEGIVVVDKSASIVMLNPKARELFGYHDQELIGKKIETLIPQRYSKNHVGYRDTYLEMPRARGMGHMMDLFARRRDGSEFPVEVSLSPFKTSDGEFVVSFVIDITERKKQENRIIEANLEIQKLNAELEERVEQRTRELALAIQRVEQSQEEVIRALKKERELNNMKSQFVTIASHEFRTPLATILSSASLIGRYPKTEDEEKRQKHVQRIKSTVANLTEILNDFLSIGKLEEGRVKSIPVQTNLQEFARNLIEEIKGLCKEDQQIRFSFEGEPEVWLDKQLLRNVLFNLLSNAIKYSEPGKSIFLRIKTESKAIHIQVEDQGIGIPQADQLHIFDRFFRAQNAGNAQGTGLGLNIVQNYMDLMGGKVDFTSDTGKGTVFNLFLPNYAPVGPIIETDI; this comes from the coding sequence ATGACACGGCACATAGAAATGCTGGACGCGCTGTTCAAGCATGCGACGGAAGGCATTGTCGTGGTGGACAAGAGCGCCAGCATTGTAATGTTGAACCCCAAGGCCAGGGAGCTTTTTGGTTACCACGACCAGGAATTGATTGGCAAAAAGATCGAAACGCTGATCCCGCAGCGCTATTCCAAAAACCACGTAGGCTATCGAGACACTTACCTCGAAATGCCCCGGGCGCGTGGTATGGGCCACATGATGGACCTTTTTGCCCGCCGTCGGGATGGATCGGAATTTCCGGTAGAAGTGAGTTTGAGCCCGTTTAAAACGTCGGACGGAGAGTTTGTGGTCAGTTTTGTCATTGATATTACCGAACGTAAAAAGCAGGAAAACCGAATCATCGAGGCCAATCTTGAAATACAAAAACTCAATGCGGAGCTGGAAGAGCGTGTAGAGCAACGCACGCGCGAACTTGCTTTGGCAATTCAGCGGGTGGAGCAATCACAGGAAGAGGTGATCCGGGCTTTGAAAAAGGAACGGGAGCTTAATAATATGAAAAGCCAGTTTGTAACCATCGCTTCCCATGAGTTCCGCACACCGCTCGCTACCATATTGTCCTCGGCATCGCTGATCGGCCGGTACCCAAAGACGGAGGACGAAGAAAAGCGGCAGAAACACGTGCAGCGTATTAAGTCGACAGTCGCAAACCTGACCGAGATATTAAACGACTTTTTGTCCATTGGAAAACTGGAAGAAGGCAGGGTAAAAAGCATTCCAGTGCAAACGAACCTGCAAGAATTTGCCCGTAACCTGATCGAAGAGATCAAAGGTTTGTGCAAAGAAGACCAGCAGATCCGTTTCAGTTTTGAGGGTGAACCGGAAGTGTGGCTGGATAAACAACTGTTACGCAATGTACTTTTCAACCTGCTTTCCAATGCGATCAAATATTCGGAACCGGGAAAATCTATTTTCCTGAGAATTAAAACCGAAAGCAAGGCAATTCATATTCAGGTGGAAGACCAGGGAATCGGTATCCCGCAAGCCGATCAGCTGCACATTTTCGATCGGTTTTTCAGGGCTCAGAATGCTGGAAATGCACAGGGTACCGGACTCGGGCTCAATATTGTTCAAAATTATATGGACCTGATGGGAGGCAAGGTCGACTTTACCAGTGACACCGGAAAAGGGACTGTCTTCAACCTCTTCCTCCCCAATTATGCACCCGTCGGCCCGATCATAGAAACAGACATTTAA
- a CDS encoding alpha/beta fold hydrolase, translating into MQQEIAFREGYEQVNGLKMYYQIHGSGDVPLVLVHGGGSTIETTFGNIIPFLAQNRKVIGVDLQAHGRTSDREAGVTFEQDADDVVSLLQNLGIEKADLLGFSNGGSSVMQIAIRHPHMVRKLVAVAACWKREGLIPGFFEFMETASLDKMPMPLQTAFLEVAENKEGLQVMHDKDRDRMRAFTDWPEDKIRSIQAPALIIAGNQDVITIDHAVETAQLIPHAELVILPGIHGACLGEICTARPGSKMPEFTALIIGEFLDK; encoded by the coding sequence ATGCAGCAGGAAATCGCATTCAGAGAGGGCTATGAGCAGGTGAACGGCCTGAAAATGTACTACCAGATCCATGGTTCCGGCGACGTTCCGCTGGTGCTGGTGCACGGCGGCGGGTCGACTATTGAAACAACTTTCGGAAATATCATTCCATTTTTGGCGCAAAACAGGAAAGTGATCGGGGTAGATCTGCAGGCGCACGGACGCACCAGTGACCGGGAAGCTGGTGTTACCTTTGAACAGGACGCCGACGATGTAGTAAGCCTGCTTCAAAATTTGGGAATTGAGAAAGCCGATTTGCTAGGGTTCAGTAACGGCGGAAGCTCGGTGATGCAAATTGCAATCCGGCACCCGCATATGGTCCGTAAGTTGGTAGCTGTCGCCGCCTGCTGGAAAAGGGAGGGCCTGATCCCTGGTTTTTTTGAATTTATGGAAACTGCATCGCTCGATAAGATGCCCATGCCGCTGCAAACTGCATTTCTCGAAGTGGCAGAGAATAAAGAAGGCTTACAGGTGATGCATGATAAAGACCGTGACAGGATGCGCGCATTCACCGACTGGCCCGAAGACAAGATCCGATCCATACAAGCCCCCGCGCTGATCATTGCAGGGAACCAGGACGTAATTACGATCGACCATGCCGTGGAGACTGCGCAGCTCATTCCGCATGCCGAACTGGTGATCCTGCCCGGCATTCACGGGGCATGTCTGGGTGAAATATGTACCGCCAGGCCGGGAAGTAAAATGCCCGAATTCACAGCGCTGATAATCGGGGAGTTTCTGGATAAATGA
- a CDS encoding DUF1501 domain-containing protein produces the protein MSLYNELENHVHEQLSRRNFLSKTSLGLGAAAMASLLNADNGMAKKPVQAAGEAAGLPLGHPHFAPKAKRVIYLFQSGAPSQLELFDYKPKLEEMWGKDLPESVRKGQRLTGMTAGQSSFPLAASKYKFARHGENDMMISELMPYTSSIVNDVTFIRSMFTEAINHDPAVTFFQTGSQQGGRPSWGSWISYGLGSDNKNMPSFVVLLSKGRAGDQPLYAKLWSNGFLPSVHQGVVFRSGPDPVFYLNNPEGIDRSSRRRMLNSLAKLQQGQFEKILDPEINYRMAQYEMAYRMQTAVPETMDISKEPEYIFDLYGEESRKPGTFAANCLLARKLIEKDVKFVQLYHQGWDQHGNLPNDIKTMAKSVDQASAALITDLKQRGLLDETLVVWGGEFGRGAYSQGKLTRDNYGRDHHPRSFTIWMAGAGVKKGFVYGQTDDFGYNVIKDPVHVHDFQATVMHLMGVDHEQLIFKHQGRRYRLTDVHGKVVKPILA, from the coding sequence ATGAGCTTATATAACGAACTTGAAAACCACGTCCACGAGCAATTGAGCAGAAGGAATTTCCTCTCAAAAACCAGTCTCGGGCTAGGTGCGGCGGCGATGGCCTCTTTGCTGAATGCCGATAATGGTATGGCCAAAAAGCCGGTTCAGGCAGCGGGCGAAGCGGCCGGTTTGCCACTTGGCCACCCGCATTTCGCTCCCAAGGCAAAACGGGTTATCTACCTGTTTCAAAGTGGCGCTCCCTCGCAGCTCGAACTTTTTGACTACAAGCCCAAGCTGGAAGAGATGTGGGGAAAGGATCTGCCCGAATCTGTCAGAAAAGGGCAGCGGCTTACCGGAATGACGGCTGGTCAAAGCAGCTTTCCGCTGGCGGCTTCGAAATACAAATTTGCTCGGCATGGTGAAAACGATATGATGATCAGTGAGTTAATGCCATACACTTCCAGCATTGTGAACGATGTCACTTTCATTCGTTCGATGTTTACGGAGGCTATTAACCACGATCCGGCGGTGACGTTTTTTCAGACTGGCAGCCAGCAGGGTGGCCGGCCTTCGTGGGGTTCCTGGATCAGTTATGGATTAGGGTCGGATAACAAGAATATGCCTTCGTTTGTGGTTTTATTGTCAAAAGGACGAGCAGGGGACCAGCCGCTTTATGCGAAGTTATGGAGCAATGGATTTTTGCCTTCTGTGCATCAGGGTGTCGTATTCCGTTCCGGTCCCGACCCGGTTTTTTACCTTAATAACCCGGAAGGAATTGACCGCTCCAGCCGCAGACGCATGCTGAATTCACTGGCCAAGCTGCAACAAGGACAATTTGAAAAAATCCTTGATCCGGAGATCAATTACCGTATGGCGCAGTACGAAATGGCGTACCGTATGCAAACCGCGGTGCCTGAAACGATGGATATCTCGAAGGAGCCTGAATATATCTTTGACTTGTACGGAGAGGAATCGCGCAAGCCGGGCACATTTGCTGCCAACTGCCTGCTCGCACGCAAGCTCATTGAAAAGGATGTGAAGTTCGTGCAGCTGTATCACCAGGGTTGGGACCAGCATGGCAATTTGCCAAACGATATTAAAACAATGGCAAAAAGCGTCGACCAGGCCTCCGCGGCTTTGATCACCGACTTAAAACAGCGCGGGTTACTCGACGAAACGCTGGTAGTTTGGGGAGGAGAATTCGGGCGCGGGGCTTATTCGCAGGGGAAATTGACCCGCGATAACTATGGTCGCGACCACCATCCGCGGAGCTTTACGATCTGGATGGCGGGTGCCGGCGTTAAAAAAGGATTCGTCTACGGCCAGACCGACGATTTTGGCTATAACGTTATCAAAGATCCCGTGCATGTGCATGATTTTCAGGCCACTGTAATGCATTTGATGGGTGTGGACCACGAGCAGCTGATATTCAAACACCAGGGCCGGAGATATCGCTTGACCGATGTGCACGGGAAAGTGGTGAAGCCCATCCTGGCATAG
- a CDS encoding RagB/SusD family nutrient uptake outer membrane protein, translated as MKKILILAIVILASSCGDNFLEKRPQGQYSPDIILTTAGIEGALVGAYGLLDGIGTSGVTTWHGAVSNWIFGSVVSDDAYKGSDAGDQPEQTFLERYVWLSTNTHIYGKWRTLYDGVARANDVLKSLPKVTGLDDARKLQIQAEARFLRAHYHFEAKKMWGNISFIDDATWDTENPESVQIPNTEDAWPKIEADFQFAAENLPANQAQPGRPTKWAALAYLGKCHMYQGFPKGVPNVAHLTAAKAALIQVVNSGKYKLMDHFHDNFAAETRNNAESVFEVQYSVTAADGSGGNQGDELTYMYPNGPGGCCGFYQGSQNLVNAFKTDAKGLPLIKTFNDTDVKNDEGLLSSAPFEPYTGPLDSRLDWTVGRRGIPYIDWGVHPGRFWIRDQSYAGPYSSKKQIVSKAESGKTGNPRQSTNNYRLMRYDHVLLWLAECEVELGNLEEARKYVNQIRTRAARPDGFVLTDDGKPAANYVVGLYTTPWTDAASARDAVRFETRLEFAMEGHRFFDLVRWGIAVPVLNAYLDKEKNKRTYLSGARVEEKHQYYPIPQQAIVYSTKGGQASLVQNPGY; from the coding sequence ATGAAAAAAATACTCATACTTGCTATCGTTATCCTGGCCTCTTCCTGCGGGGATAATTTTTTGGAAAAAAGACCTCAGGGACAATACAGTCCTGATATTATATTGACTACCGCCGGGATCGAAGGCGCATTGGTAGGCGCTTACGGGTTGCTTGACGGCATCGGTACGAGCGGTGTAACTACCTGGCACGGAGCAGTCTCCAACTGGATCTTCGGCAGTGTGGTTTCCGACGACGCCTACAAAGGTTCCGACGCAGGCGACCAGCCCGAGCAGACATTTTTGGAACGTTACGTGTGGCTTTCGACCAATACGCACATTTACGGCAAGTGGCGGACATTGTACGACGGCGTAGCCCGGGCAAACGATGTGCTAAAATCGCTCCCCAAAGTGACGGGACTCGATGACGCAAGAAAGCTGCAAATCCAGGCGGAAGCGCGTTTCCTGCGTGCGCATTATCATTTTGAGGCCAAAAAGATGTGGGGTAATATATCGTTTATCGACGATGCCACCTGGGATACCGAAAATCCTGAAAGTGTACAAATCCCGAATACCGAAGATGCGTGGCCTAAAATAGAAGCCGATTTTCAGTTTGCTGCGGAAAACCTTCCGGCTAATCAGGCCCAGCCCGGACGCCCTACGAAATGGGCTGCACTGGCATACCTTGGCAAATGTCATATGTACCAGGGTTTTCCAAAAGGAGTACCGAATGTAGCGCACCTGACTGCTGCCAAAGCGGCTTTGATCCAGGTTGTGAATAGCGGAAAATATAAACTGATGGACCATTTCCACGACAACTTCGCGGCCGAAACGCGCAACAATGCAGAGTCGGTTTTTGAAGTGCAATACAGCGTAACTGCCGCAGACGGATCGGGAGGTAACCAGGGTGACGAGCTTACTTATATGTATCCGAATGGTCCGGGTGGCTGCTGCGGGTTTTACCAGGGTTCACAAAATCTGGTCAATGCATTTAAAACAGATGCAAAGGGTTTGCCGCTGATCAAGACATTTAATGATACGGATGTGAAAAATGACGAGGGCTTGCTTTCTTCGGCACCATTCGAACCTTACACCGGCCCGCTGGATTCCCGGCTGGACTGGACGGTGGGCCGCAGGGGCATTCCTTATATTGACTGGGGCGTGCATCCGGGCCGTTTCTGGATCCGCGACCAATCTTACGCCGGGCCTTATTCTTCTAAAAAGCAGATTGTAAGTAAAGCGGAGTCGGGCAAAACGGGTAATCCACGCCAGAGCACCAATAATTATCGTTTAATGCGTTACGATCATGTTTTACTTTGGCTTGCCGAATGTGAAGTGGAGCTGGGTAACCTGGAAGAGGCCCGTAAATATGTGAACCAGATTCGCACCCGCGCCGCGCGTCCCGATGGTTTTGTGTTAACCGACGATGGAAAACCTGCCGCAAATTATGTCGTGGGATTGTATACCACGCCCTGGACAGACGCCGCCAGCGCCCGGGACGCGGTAAGATTTGAAACACGCCTGGAATTTGCAATGGAAGGCCACCGCTTTTTCGACCTCGTCCGCTGGGGGATCGCCGTGCCGGTTTTGAACGCATATCTGGACAAAGAAAAGAACAAGCGGACTTACCTCAGCGGGGCGAGAGTTGAGGAGAAACACCAGTATTATCCGATCCCGCAGCAGGCCATTGTATATAGTACAAAAGGAGGCCAGGCAAGTCTGGTACAAAACCCTGGTTATTAA